GTTGTGATGATTCGTGGCGGTCGGGTTAAGGATCTACCAGGCGTGAGATACCACATTATCCGTGGCACCCTAGATACAGCCGGAGTCAAAGACCGTAAACAAGGGCGTTCCAAGTATGGAACCAAGCGTCCGAAAGAAGCGAAAAAATAGGATTAGGCGATTAATCGCACCCAACACGGTTAATCGTTTATCTTACGAAGCGCCCAAGGACAAAAAACTATCAGGGTCTGTGTTCTAAGAGCAGTCATGAAGGCTGCTCAAGTCTGTTAAAAAAAAATCAAGCAAGCTACACCTACACTAAGCGAGCAAGTGTAGAAGTTCTGAGGAGAATGCTGTAACCCACAGCAGAATTCTAATCTGGACATTAAGGTTTAGAATCTTGTCACCTTAAGTATTTAGTTGCAGGTAGCAAGTCAATGAATTTTAGATTTTAGACTGCGACTACGCTCAGTCGAGCGATTTGCAATTTTGGATTGGTCGAACCCACAAGGGGATGAGGCTTACAGACTTTTGATTTTTTCCAATCCTTGTGGTCGGAACGTCTACCAAAAACTCTAATCCAAAATTGGCAGTCCATAGGTCAGTCTTGCTGCAACAGTCGAAAACAAAATTGAAAAAGTCTGAGGGTTGGGTTCCACAGCTTTTAGTTTACGGTGTCTGATAGCATATAATTTCGTTGCCAATTCCGAATTAAAGGTGAAGTATGTCTCGTCGTGGTGTTATTCAAAGGCGCCCAGTTCCGTCTGACTCTGTATATAACAGTCGCCTTGTGAGCATGATTATCAGGCGGATCATGCGTCATGGCAAGAAATCACTTGCCGCACGAATTGTTTATGAAGCATTGAAAACTATTGAGGAACGCACTGGAAATGGTGCTTTAGAAACCTTTGAAAGAGCAGTGCGAAATGCCACACCTTTAGTAGAGGTGAAAGCTAGACGAGTAGGTGGAGCAACCTATCAAGTACCAATGGAAGTGCGTTCAGAACGGGGCACTACCTTAGCACTGCGTTGGTTAGTGCAATATTCCCGGTCTAGACCAGGCCGGACAATGGCAAGCAAATTGGCAAATGAGTTAATGGATGCTGCTAACGAAACTGGCAATGCAATTCGGAAACGCGAAGAAACGCACCGGATGGCGGAAGCTAACAAAGCATTTGCCCACTATCGTTATTAAGTAGAAAAGCGATATATCGCCTTGCCGAAGCGGTATATCGTAGATTTACAAAAAGAAGACGGTTTTCCGTAAAAGTATAGAATCTTAACAAAGAGTAATATACAAGATATCATGAGGCAAAAACTATAGGAGGTAGCTGTGGCACGCACGATCCCGCTAGAGAAAGTACGCAACATTGGTATTGCGGCGCATATAGATGCGGGCAAAACAACAACAACAGAGAGAATATTATTTTACTCTGGGATAATTCATAAAATTGGCGAAGTTCATGAAGGAACTGCCGTCACAGACTGGATGGAGCAGGAGCGGGAGCGGGGAATTACCATTACTGCTGCTGCTATTAGTACCAGTTGGAAAGAT
The Nostoc punctiforme PCC 73102 genome window above contains:
- the rpsG gene encoding 30S ribosomal protein S7, which encodes MSRRGVIQRRPVPSDSVYNSRLVSMIIRRIMRHGKKSLAARIVYEALKTIEERTGNGALETFERAVRNATPLVEVKARRVGGATYQVPMEVRSERGTTLALRWLVQYSRSRPGRTMASKLANELMDAANETGNAIRKREETHRMAEANKAFAHYRY